From a single bacterium genomic region:
- a CDS encoding sugar phosphate isomerase/epimerase: MMDFAIPVNIDETIPLSELFAKIAESGFGKLALTDNPQHCDYQQHTGRLQLIAYAKERKLSFDTLHVPVGRDFDITSKHADTRMGAVCNVANTMHAARVLGVRTVVISATHALPSPHGSDAQSLVHALEGLIETAEIMGINLALRNLIDRRSLDSLAIAMEEYDSPRFGFCYDTALDLLADHEPYAILEEYGDRLKAVLFADTDGKVSRNLAPFTGIVDWHRVWAMLSVAGYRDPITLNVALPNSITESLTILSEVRNKLDQSSLI, from the coding sequence GTGATGGACTTTGCAATACCAGTTAATATCGATGAGACAATCCCACTTTCTGAGCTTTTCGCCAAAATCGCAGAGAGCGGATTCGGCAAATTGGCGCTGACCGACAACCCGCAGCACTGCGACTATCAGCAACATACCGGACGCCTGCAGTTAATCGCCTATGCCAAGGAACGAAAGTTGTCGTTTGATACACTTCACGTTCCCGTTGGCCGCGATTTCGACATTACCAGCAAACACGCAGACACTCGCATGGGAGCGGTCTGCAATGTCGCCAATACGATGCATGCGGCGCGGGTTCTAGGTGTCAGAACCGTTGTGATTTCGGCGACGCATGCGCTTCCAAGTCCCCACGGCAGCGATGCACAGTCATTGGTACATGCTCTTGAGGGGTTGATTGAGACGGCGGAGATCATGGGGATTAATCTTGCCCTGCGAAACTTGATTGACCGCAGATCGCTGGACTCGCTTGCAATCGCGATGGAGGAGTATGATTCGCCGCGATTTGGATTCTGCTATGACACCGCTCTCGACCTGCTTGCCGATCACGAACCGTACGCGATATTGGAGGAGTATGGCGACCGACTCAAAGCTGTGCTGTTTGCGGATACCGATGGAAAAGTATCGCGCAACCTGGCGCCATTTACTGGTATTGTGGACTGGCATCGAGTGTGGGCGATGCTGTCGGTGGCAGGTTATCGTGATCCAATAACTCTGAATGTTGCCTTGCCGAACTCGATCACTGAGTCGTTGACTATTCTATCTGAAGTGAGAAATAAGTTAGATCAGAGTTCCCTGATTTGA
- a CDS encoding cupin domain-containing protein, which translates to MKIRNYHKVEKRDAFIREKSSGVGVRVAISVEDGATQLAMRVIEIEIGGFTSLHTEEHEQAIFVTKGSGIITDGTKECRLTNDDVLFVPSQQQHQIKNTGDTKLILVSTIPILQQE; encoded by the coding sequence ATGAAGATCCGCAACTATCACAAAGTCGAAAAACGAGATGCCTTCATTCGTGAGAAGTCCTCGGGCGTAGGAGTCCGCGTGGCAATTTCAGTGGAGGACGGCGCCACCCAATTGGCGATGCGTGTCATCGAAATCGAGATCGGTGGATTCACCTCACTGCATACCGAGGAACACGAGCAGGCCATTTTCGTCACCAAAGGCTCAGGCATCATCACAGACGGCACGAAAGAATGCCGCCTTACCAATGATGACGTTCTTTTCGTACCCTCCCAACAACAGCATCAAATTAAAAACACCGGCGATACCAAACTGATCTTGGTGTCGACAATACCCATCCTTCAGCAGGAATAA
- a CDS encoding T9SS type A sorting domain-containing protein, giving the protein MCNLSGRLIVLALTLTVMFATAQGSLPQSTFQDQFDNLSSWVAFGTPVPEIVPSQFSRTGVLDNAGDGTDKSGAISIQRFTGSGGFTLTADVYLDFNDTALCAAEAAIGIANPTLQAWSGYDAYVSFSIAGVGRSCAILSDSLRAHAYFFGSFETASGTESFFPTEASPLPFRADQYAGGWHALKIIVDGTGRPRFYIDNTLIYTGANAVSGAVLSTMNPLWVGSQSSGNAGKAYHDNISYTNSCVWPEVASLTTPADSATVCATLVTLSWAADGAATEYQIQVDNNSTLLSPEFDLQIPTPTTTVAITIADDCLPRYWRVRAINNCATGAWCTPRVFTVCTTLTPPTLAAPADGATGLTQPISIDWNAVLGATSYSLQVDDSSSFNSPEFDLNTPETVYSVSQLVGSTTYYWRVRADNACDHSTWTATRDFETAPCPLADVAVLQTPADGDSLLTQPVVLNWADAALATAYRVQLDDDTSFATPVYNGESAVSTASISGLPAGAVRYWRIKSYNPCGWSDWSVKRRFSTCAPIAAPGLVEPLEGAVIEQRPVFFDWGTVADADSYMVEIDVVNSFDGAGLVRRVLAGSLSQFGSYDVVANTCYYWRVRAYSDCGWGTFSAARSCSTGTALAVREIEGEVLPTEFTLMQNYPNPFNAETAIEFNLPQASWVRLVVLNILGQEIAVLVDEPLTAGRKMTTWNGLDSSGKPVSSGVYFYRIIAGSQLISKKMVLLK; this is encoded by the coding sequence ATGTGTAATCTATCTGGTCGCCTGATTGTGCTTGCACTGACCTTGACGGTGATGTTTGCCACCGCGCAAGGCAGTTTGCCGCAATCGACATTTCAAGATCAATTCGACAACTTGAGCAGCTGGGTCGCTTTCGGGACACCTGTTCCGGAGATTGTACCAAGTCAGTTCAGCAGAACGGGAGTTTTGGATAACGCTGGGGACGGTACCGACAAGAGCGGCGCAATCTCGATTCAACGTTTCACCGGAAGCGGCGGATTTACTTTGACCGCCGATGTCTATCTCGATTTCAACGATACCGCTTTGTGCGCTGCCGAGGCGGCTATCGGGATCGCCAATCCAACGCTCCAAGCGTGGTCGGGATACGATGCCTACGTTTCGTTCTCAATTGCCGGCGTTGGCAGGTCATGTGCGATTCTGTCGGATTCGCTGAGAGCCCATGCCTACTTCTTCGGAAGTTTCGAAACGGCATCGGGAACGGAGAGTTTCTTCCCGACTGAGGCGAGTCCGTTGCCGTTTCGAGCAGATCAATATGCCGGCGGGTGGCATGCGCTCAAGATAATTGTCGATGGAACGGGTCGTCCCCGATTCTATATCGACAACACGCTGATCTACACCGGCGCCAATGCAGTTTCTGGAGCGGTGCTTAGTACGATGAACCCCCTGTGGGTCGGGTCGCAATCTTCAGGCAATGCCGGAAAGGCATATCACGACAATATCTCATACACGAATTCTTGCGTCTGGCCCGAGGTCGCGAGTTTGACAACACCGGCGGATTCGGCGACTGTATGTGCCACGCTTGTGACTTTGTCCTGGGCTGCTGACGGCGCAGCGACAGAGTATCAGATCCAGGTTGACAACAACTCAACTCTGCTTTCGCCGGAGTTTGACCTGCAAATTCCCACGCCGACAACGACAGTCGCGATAACAATTGCCGACGACTGCTTGCCGCGATACTGGCGAGTGCGAGCGATCAACAACTGCGCCACAGGTGCGTGGTGTACGCCACGCGTATTCACGGTCTGTACGACATTGACGCCGCCGACTTTGGCAGCTCCTGCTGATGGCGCCACGGGTCTTACTCAGCCGATTAGTATCGATTGGAACGCGGTGCTGGGCGCGACTTCCTATTCCCTGCAAGTTGACGATAGTTCAAGTTTCAACTCACCGGAGTTTGATCTCAATACGCCGGAGACCGTCTATTCGGTTTCGCAGTTGGTTGGCAGCACCACCTATTACTGGCGCGTTCGGGCAGACAATGCTTGCGACCACAGCACATGGACGGCTACACGCGATTTTGAAACTGCGCCTTGTCCGCTGGCGGATGTGGCTGTGCTTCAAACACCGGCTGACGGCGACAGTCTGTTGACCCAACCGGTAGTGCTTAACTGGGCGGATGCTGCGCTGGCAACAGCGTACCGAGTACAGCTTGACGACGACACAAGTTTCGCAACGCCGGTTTATAACGGCGAGAGTGCCGTATCGACAGCATCAATTTCCGGGCTTCCGGCGGGTGCGGTTCGGTACTGGCGAATCAAGTCATACAATCCGTGCGGCTGGAGTGATTGGAGCGTCAAGCGCCGGTTCTCTACGTGCGCTCCGATTGCAGCGCCGGGTTTGGTAGAGCCTCTCGAAGGAGCAGTGATTGAACAACGACCGGTGTTCTTTGACTGGGGAACCGTTGCTGATGCTGACAGCTACATGGTCGAGATCGACGTTGTGAACTCATTTGACGGCGCAGGCTTGGTGCGGCGCGTATTGGCAGGCAGTCTGTCGCAATTCGGCAGTTATGATGTCGTTGCCAACACCTGCTATTATTGGCGCGTGAGGGCATATAGCGACTGCGGATGGGGCACCTTCTCTGCCGCGCGTTCGTGCAGTACCGGGACGGCTTTGGCAGTCAGGGAAATCGAAGGTGAAGTCTTGCCAACAGAGTTCACTTTGATGCAGAACTATCCAAATCCGTTCAACGCAGAAACGGCTATTGAGTTCAATCTGCCACAAGCCTCGTGGGTGCGCCTGGTAGTTTTGAACATTCTTGGCCAAGAAATCGCTGTCCTGGTCGACGAGCCATTGACCGCCGGCAGGAAGATGACAACATGGAACGGGCTGGATTCCTCGGGAAAACCGGTCTCGTCAGGTGTGTACTTCTATCGAATCATCGCGGGAAGCCAGTTGATTTCCAAAAAGATGGTCCTGTTGAAGTAA
- a CDS encoding SpoIIE family protein phosphatase — MRCIESNWSCNAIGIYILRQKGERIDELFSSGYQNAASPELLRLKAGKGLVGWVAKTGEPVIVPNVKQDTRYVAAREETMSELVVPLFFGTEVIGAFNLESDKLDAYSPSDLEMVTAFANQAALSITRARLIQETFEKNKIKEQLQVAREIQKSFQPSKEMKYLGYDFDAVNISSEEVGGDYFDFIPIVDNQLGVTIADVSGKGLPASLIMASFRASLIAEIRNNYAIRTILRKVNNLICESVEKGKFVTAVYGVLDMKNRIFTFANAGHNPPILLRATGEVEFLSTGGWTLGIMPEREYEERPIHIRDGDILVLYTDGVTEAESPSGELFGTERLVDMVKTNRQRSAKEMRETVVQEIIRFRDPSSQPDDLTIVIIKAI, encoded by the coding sequence ATGCGTTGCATCGAATCGAACTGGAGCTGCAATGCGATTGGAATCTACATCCTTCGCCAGAAAGGCGAACGAATCGATGAGCTGTTTTCGTCTGGCTATCAAAATGCTGCGTCACCGGAGCTGTTACGGCTCAAGGCCGGTAAGGGCTTGGTCGGATGGGTTGCCAAAACCGGCGAGCCGGTGATTGTGCCAAATGTTAAGCAAGACACGCGTTATGTCGCGGCGCGCGAAGAGACGATGTCGGAATTGGTGGTGCCGCTATTTTTTGGTACCGAAGTGATCGGCGCATTCAATTTGGAGTCAGATAAGCTTGATGCGTATTCCCCCTCCGATTTAGAAATGGTGACGGCGTTCGCGAATCAGGCTGCGTTGTCAATTACGCGTGCTCGGCTGATTCAGGAGACTTTCGAGAAGAATAAGATCAAGGAGCAGCTTCAGGTTGCAAGAGAGATTCAGAAGTCATTCCAGCCGAGCAAAGAGATGAAGTACCTGGGCTATGATTTTGACGCGGTGAATATCTCGTCGGAAGAAGTCGGCGGCGACTATTTCGATTTTATCCCGATTGTTGATAATCAATTGGGAGTGACAATCGCCGACGTATCCGGTAAGGGCTTGCCCGCGTCGCTGATTATGGCTTCATTTCGGGCGTCATTGATTGCCGAGATTCGCAATAATTATGCAATTCGAACGATTCTGCGTAAGGTCAATAACCTGATTTGCGAATCGGTTGAAAAAGGCAAATTTGTGACCGCGGTTTACGGTGTTTTGGACATGAAGAACCGCATATTCACCTTTGCCAATGCCGGTCACAATCCGCCGATTCTGTTGCGGGCGACTGGAGAGGTCGAATTCTTGTCGACGGGCGGCTGGACGTTGGGAATTATGCCGGAAAGAGAGTATGAAGAACGGCCGATACATATAAGGGATGGCGACATATTGGTTCTCTATACCGATGGCGTAACCGAAGCGGAGAGCCCCAGCGGTGAATTATTTGGAACTGAACGGTTAGTTGATATGGTAAAAACTAATAGACAACGGTCAGCCAAGGAAATGCGGGAAACGGTGGTGCAGGAGATCATCCGCTTCCGAGATCCGTCGTCACAACCCGATGATTTGACAATAGTTATCATTAAAGCTATTTAA
- a CDS encoding TonB-dependent receptor produces the protein MRLIWAKWLARLPGCALPRSIHRRNHSVAAKLQISFIFVLFFLALLQSRSICQDFASLTGIVTDSLLNEPIAGVVVTVLPDGKSVQTSTNGQFHFTGLTPGSVSLHIESAFHASQTIGPLLIREGDLRDVNLQLYPLTVSGEPVEVTADRESGIGVTSLPLTSSRKAGATNVGDFLNRNGFHLESDGRTKYASLRGFSPQCVLVLIDGVPINPDGAPADLSTISTESVERVDVYTTGASSRFGANALGGAVNIISKTAPSQERFANLAAAHGSFDLQRGAANLSMADMLGVGANAGYDYLQQSNDFDYEHPYNGEQTRINNSSRVYSGYVSLRPESISGFSMQARISNSHNELPGAIFQETGGGAMAKRENRYYSMGYEISRFQLDATFRELRQKFADHSGFIAYDKEYLQTARMLHANFESAFLRHFVVSAGSELSSESFFNDDKIAPQRSLPAVSRKTIAAFGGLSATRNIGKLELSAESRYRLDHIDDKTHGSPFAGAAFKFHLPVTVGAQASYSESFRLPPIDALFWRGDVFTEANPQLRPEQAISREAGLSLKYARSFTFELIRTWFKSDMEDLIIWRRQFDGRYKPVNINQSRHVGAETAITLAPKNRRFELMYFHTSLEATNLSHSSGYYGQIVPFKPDQIERLSLQFDAGLFTTRYSYSFTGERQIREANTKSLPGFALHDVEIEVPISLWSRKHTLQLAMFNITDVRYELLERMPMPPRSASLTINIQI, from the coding sequence ATGCGACTCATTTGGGCCAAATGGCTGGCGCGACTTCCCGGTTGCGCACTTCCTCGAAGTATCCACCGGCGGAATCATTCTGTCGCCGCCAAACTTCAAATCTCATTCATTTTCGTCCTATTCTTTCTAGCGCTTCTGCAATCGCGTTCGATCTGTCAGGACTTCGCCTCTCTCACGGGCATTGTCACCGACAGTTTGCTTAATGAACCTATTGCCGGTGTTGTCGTCACAGTATTACCCGACGGTAAATCTGTCCAGACATCGACGAACGGGCAGTTTCATTTCACCGGACTGACACCGGGATCGGTATCTCTACACATCGAGTCTGCATTCCACGCTTCTCAGACAATCGGACCGCTTCTCATTCGAGAGGGCGACCTTCGCGACGTGAATCTCCAACTTTATCCGCTGACTGTGAGTGGAGAGCCTGTCGAAGTTACGGCCGACCGCGAAAGTGGAATCGGTGTAACATCACTGCCGCTGACATCAAGTCGCAAAGCTGGCGCGACTAATGTCGGCGACTTCCTCAATCGCAACGGGTTTCATCTCGAGTCGGACGGACGGACCAAGTATGCCTCTCTGCGAGGGTTCAGCCCGCAATGTGTACTTGTACTAATCGACGGCGTTCCGATTAATCCCGACGGCGCACCGGCAGACCTTAGCACGATATCGACCGAATCGGTTGAACGAGTCGATGTCTACACCACCGGCGCATCTTCGCGATTCGGCGCCAATGCACTTGGCGGAGCCGTGAACATAATCAGCAAGACTGCTCCTTCCCAAGAGCGTTTCGCCAATCTCGCCGCAGCCCACGGAAGTTTTGATCTCCAGCGTGGCGCAGCGAATCTGTCAATGGCGGACATGCTTGGCGTTGGCGCAAATGCCGGTTACGACTACCTACAGCAGAGCAATGACTTTGATTATGAACACCCATACAATGGCGAGCAGACGCGAATCAATAATTCGTCGCGTGTTTACAGCGGCTACGTGTCTTTGCGTCCCGAGTCAATCAGTGGCTTTTCAATGCAAGCACGCATTTCCAATTCGCACAACGAACTTCCCGGAGCAATTTTTCAGGAAACCGGCGGCGGCGCGATGGCGAAACGCGAGAATCGCTACTACTCGATGGGTTATGAAATTTCGCGATTTCAACTTGATGCGACATTTCGGGAATTGCGTCAGAAATTCGCCGACCACAGTGGATTCATCGCCTACGACAAAGAGTACCTGCAGACTGCACGAATGCTGCACGCCAATTTCGAGAGCGCATTCTTGCGGCACTTTGTAGTATCGGCAGGCTCCGAACTATCATCTGAGAGTTTCTTCAACGATGACAAGATTGCCCCGCAGCGGTCACTTCCTGCCGTCAGCCGCAAAACCATTGCCGCTTTCGGTGGCTTATCAGCTACTCGCAACATTGGTAAACTTGAGTTGTCTGCAGAGTCGCGCTATCGCCTTGATCATATCGACGACAAGACTCACGGCTCACCATTTGCAGGCGCAGCTTTCAAATTTCACCTGCCGGTCACGGTAGGAGCGCAGGCTTCTTATTCCGAGTCGTTTCGATTGCCGCCAATCGATGCCCTGTTCTGGCGCGGTGATGTGTTTACCGAAGCCAACCCGCAGCTACGTCCTGAACAAGCGATCTCGCGGGAAGCCGGACTCAGCCTGAAGTACGCGCGTTCGTTCACTTTTGAGCTAATTCGCACCTGGTTCAAGAGCGATATGGAAGATTTAATCATCTGGCGTCGTCAGTTCGACGGCAGATACAAGCCGGTGAACATCAACCAGTCGCGCCACGTCGGCGCCGAAACGGCAATCACACTTGCGCCGAAAAATCGTCGTTTCGAGTTGATGTATTTCCACACTTCACTCGAAGCCACGAATCTCTCCCACTCCAGCGGCTACTATGGACAGATCGTACCGTTCAAGCCCGATCAAATCGAGCGGCTCTCCCTACAGTTTGATGCCGGGTTATTCACGACGCGCTACTCTTACAGCTTCACCGGCGAACGACAGATACGCGAAGCCAACACCAAGAGCCTGCCCGGATTTGCCCTGCACGATGTTGAAATCGAAGTTCCGATTTCACTTTGGTCGCGCAAGCACACGCTTCAGCTGGCGATGTTCAACATCACTGACGTGCGCTACGAATTGCTTGAACGTATGCCGATGCCGCCGCGCAGTGCTTCGCTCACAATTAACATCCAGATTTAG